Proteins encoded in a region of the Cygnus olor isolate bCygOlo1 chromosome 4, bCygOlo1.pri.v2, whole genome shotgun sequence genome:
- the TACC3 gene encoding transforming acidic coiled-coil-containing protein 3 isoform X2 — protein sequence MPEKVSAAAFPDDEMPVKSRGSYNLDFDNLNDINPFQSSMQLQNSPGNLQKSPVRVSSSPGKTSEKSSNSLPLDSTASSAIASTEHPSEEENTFFAGKESVLTELESNKPKLSPKQAISDSLQESTSTEVNQVDKSGNLGPSSSDVTDSSKTGESKLQNVSVAEKASAEELKPPEEPAVSKKEPSEKPGVPKAGPVKLEFDFDNTSARKPPPKKLGKRPGIKPPSKKIPTTKTKPENTEVQSKSNVEDEMPVPKASYKFDWDKLDDPNFNPFGGGSKISTSPECSEPSSQKAHLQEEQDHTSPRKEPLPVEQDNRPITDEILEKKEPRSPEIGKQNVVECKPRMPDTPGVQGEAERPEAPAMEKQISPSKVSPDNAPSQDNLVSADSGKRSTSAEETKPSSHKTEITADEQTASTEPEELFRPSAEVLGMGNEIDYLEQFGTSSFKESALRKQSLYLKFDPLLRDSPRKPIFGTIETSTSIMTAPPLCGPVSDLSKLLEEAEKPAASLQNEEKPKGLDLLGTFTTSDTGSLIPDSLTSNVSPLPFAASTDAAVDAIIDVLKYSQKDMDAAVELVKREVQEKQLETLEWKKKYDKLHMEYKEMGKIVAEFEGTITQMMEDAQKQKELSKKEIQRMVEEKQQVISDLNSMEKSFSELFKRFEKQKEVLEGYRKNEEALKKCAEEYLARIKREEQRYQALKAHAEEKLHQANEEIAQVRSKAKSETAALQASLRKEQMRIQSLERSLEQKTKENDELTKICDDLILKMEKIG from the exons ATGCCAGAGAaagtcagtgctgctgctttcccagatGATGAGATGCCAGTAAAGAGCCGAGGTTCCTACAATCTTGATTTTGATAACTTAAATGACATCAATCCCTTTCAGAGTTCAATGCAGCTGCAGAACTCCCCTGGAAATCTGCAAAAGTCTCCTGTAAGAGTATCTAGCAGCCCTgggaaaacttctgaaaaaagtAGTAATTCTCTTCCACTGGATAGTACAGCTTCTTCAGCTATAGCAAGTACTGAGCATCCAAGTGAAGAGGAGAATACTTTTTTTGCTGGAAAAGAATCTGTTTTGACAGAGTTGGAGTCTAACAAACCCAAGCTGTCCCCAAAGCAAGCTATCAGTGACTCTTTGCAGGAGTCAACTTCCACGGAAGTAAACCAAGTTGATAAATCTGGCAATCTGGGTCCTAGTAGCTCTGATGTAACTGATTCTTCTAAAACCGGGGAATCAAAGCTTCAGAATGTTTCAGTAGCAGAAAAAGCTTCTGCAGAAGAGTTGAAGCCTCCGGAAGAGCCTGCTGTCTCCAAAAAGGAACCTTCAGAAAAGCCTGGTGTCCCCAAAGCTGGACCAGTAAAACTGGAATTTGACTTTGATAATACCAGTGCTAGAAAACCACCTCCAAAGAAACTAGGTAAAAGACCTGGAATTAAACCACCTTCCAAAAAAATTCCGACTAccaaaacaaagccagagaaTACTGAAGTGCAAAGTAAAAGTAATGTGGAAGATGAAATGCCTGTTCCAAAAGCATCTTATAAGTTTGACTGGGACAAACTTGATGATCCAAACTTTAATCCCTTTGGAGGAGGCTCTAAAATTTCCACCTCACCTGAATGCTCTGAACCTAGCTCTCAGAAAGCTCACCTGCAAGAGGAGCAGGATCACACCTCACCAAGAAAGGAGCCTCTTCCAGTGGAGCAGGATAACAGACCAATTACTGATGAAATTCTTGAGAAAAAAGAGCCCAGAAGTCC GGAAATCGGCAAACAGAATGTGGTAGAATGCAAGCCAAGAATGCCAGACACGCCAGGGGTTCAAGGAGAAGCTGAACGTCCAGAGGCACCAGCAATG gagAAGCAAATAAGCCCATCTAAAGTGTCTCCAGATAATGCCCCATCTCAAGATAATTTAGTTTCTGCTGACAGTGGGAAAAGGTCAACGTCTGCAGAAGAAACTAAACCTAGCTcacacaaaactgaaataacagcaGATGAGCAGACAGCAAGCACTGAACCTGAAGAGCTCTTCAGACCGTCAGCAGAAG TTCTAGGAATGGGCAATGAAATAGACTATCTGGAGCAGTTTGGAACTTCATCA TTCAAAGAGTCTGCTTTGAGGAAACAATCGCTGTATTTGAAGTTTGACCCTCTGTTGAGAGACAGTCCAAGAAAACCAATTTTTGGCACTATTGAGACAAGTACAAGCATCATGACTGCTCCACCACTGTGTGG ccCTGTTTCTGATCTAAGCAAACTGCTTGAGGAAGCTGAAAAGCCTGCAGCGAgtcttcaaaatgaagaaaaaccaAAAGGATTAGATCTTCTAGGAACATTTACAACTTCT GACACAGGTTCCTTAATCCCAGACTCCCTCACTAGCAACGTTTCTCCGCTCCCTTTTGCTGCTTCCACAGATGCTGCGGTGGATGCTATTATAGATGTACTAAAATATAGCCAAAAAGACATGGATGCAGCTGTTGAACTGGTTAAAAGAGAG GTTCAAGAGAAACAGTTGGAGACTCTCgaatggaaaaagaagtatGACAAGCTTCATATGGAATACAAGGAAATGGG aaaaatagTTGCTGAGTTTGAAGGTACAATAACCCAAATGATGG AGGATGCTCAGAAGCAAAAGgagctttcaaagaaagaaatccagagGATGgtggaagagaagcagcaagtTATTTCAGATCTGAATTCTATGGAGAAATCTTTTTCTGAACTCTTTAAGcgatttgaaaaacagaaagaagtgcTGGAGGGTTACCGTAAA AATGAAGAGGCTTtgaaaaaatgtgctgaagAATACCTGGCTAGAATTAAGAGAGAGGAACAGAGATATCAGGCACTAAAGGCacatgctgaagaaaagctgcatCA AGCAAATGAGGAAATTGCCCAGGTACGAAGCAAAGCTAAATCGGAGACTGCAGCACTCCAAGCCAGTCTCCGCAAAGAACAAATGAGGATCCAGTCTTTAGAGAGGAGCCTTGAACAAAAG
- the TACC3 gene encoding transforming acidic coiled-coil-containing protein 3 isoform X1 has product MSLQILNAENGENGENISDDLTAEDCGFCFAPPEPTGRPSILRLSQKENLPPKSVAKAMKVTFQTPLRDPQTRKILSPTMTDKLESTFTLDDCSEALQDDLLSAPISIDPSLQKTEAEASNTEINTQMPEKVSAAAFPDDEMPVKSRGSYNLDFDNLNDINPFQSSMQLQNSPGNLQKSPVRVSSSPGKTSEKSSNSLPLDSTASSAIASTEHPSEEENTFFAGKESVLTELESNKPKLSPKQAISDSLQESTSTEVNQVDKSGNLGPSSSDVTDSSKTGESKLQNVSVAEKASAEELKPPEEPAVSKKEPSEKPGVPKAGPVKLEFDFDNTSARKPPPKKLGKRPGIKPPSKKIPTTKTKPENTEVQSKSNVEDEMPVPKASYKFDWDKLDDPNFNPFGGGSKISTSPECSEPSSQKAHLQEEQDHTSPRKEPLPVEQDNRPITDEILEKKEPRSPEIGKQNVVECKPRMPDTPGVQGEAERPEAPAMEKQISPSKVSPDNAPSQDNLVSADSGKRSTSAEETKPSSHKTEITADEQTASTEPEELFRPSAEVLGMGNEIDYLEQFGTSSFKESALRKQSLYLKFDPLLRDSPRKPIFGTIETSTSIMTAPPLCGPVSDLSKLLEEAEKPAASLQNEEKPKGLDLLGTFTTSDTGSLIPDSLTSNVSPLPFAASTDAAVDAIIDVLKYSQKDMDAAVELVKREVQEKQLETLEWKKKYDKLHMEYKEMGKIVAEFEGTITQMMEDAQKQKELSKKEIQRMVEEKQQVISDLNSMEKSFSELFKRFEKQKEVLEGYRKNEEALKKCAEEYLARIKREEQRYQALKAHAEEKLHQANEEIAQVRSKAKSETAALQASLRKEQMRIQSLERSLEQKTKENDELTKICDDLILKMEKIG; this is encoded by the exons ATGAGTCTGCagattttaaatgcagaaaatggagaaaatggagaaaacatcAGTGATGATCTAACAGCGGAAGACTGTGGCTTTTGCTTCGCACCACCGGAACCTACAGGGAGACCTTCCATTCTGCGCCTGTCCCAGAAAGAAAACTTGCCACCAAAAAGTGTGGCAAAAGCTATGAAG GTAACCTTTCAAACTCCTCTAAGAGATCCTCAAACTCGAAAAATCTTGAGTCCTACCATGACAGACAAACTTGAGTCTACTTTCACGCTTGATGATTGCAGTGAAGCCTTGCAGGATGATCTTTTATCTGCACCCATCAGTATTGA cccgAGTCTTCAAAAGACTGAAGCTGAAGCAAGTAATACGGAGATAAATACACAAATGCCAGAGAaagtcagtgctgctgctttcccagatGATGAGATGCCAGTAAAGAGCCGAGGTTCCTACAATCTTGATTTTGATAACTTAAATGACATCAATCCCTTTCAGAGTTCAATGCAGCTGCAGAACTCCCCTGGAAATCTGCAAAAGTCTCCTGTAAGAGTATCTAGCAGCCCTgggaaaacttctgaaaaaagtAGTAATTCTCTTCCACTGGATAGTACAGCTTCTTCAGCTATAGCAAGTACTGAGCATCCAAGTGAAGAGGAGAATACTTTTTTTGCTGGAAAAGAATCTGTTTTGACAGAGTTGGAGTCTAACAAACCCAAGCTGTCCCCAAAGCAAGCTATCAGTGACTCTTTGCAGGAGTCAACTTCCACGGAAGTAAACCAAGTTGATAAATCTGGCAATCTGGGTCCTAGTAGCTCTGATGTAACTGATTCTTCTAAAACCGGGGAATCAAAGCTTCAGAATGTTTCAGTAGCAGAAAAAGCTTCTGCAGAAGAGTTGAAGCCTCCGGAAGAGCCTGCTGTCTCCAAAAAGGAACCTTCAGAAAAGCCTGGTGTCCCCAAAGCTGGACCAGTAAAACTGGAATTTGACTTTGATAATACCAGTGCTAGAAAACCACCTCCAAAGAAACTAGGTAAAAGACCTGGAATTAAACCACCTTCCAAAAAAATTCCGACTAccaaaacaaagccagagaaTACTGAAGTGCAAAGTAAAAGTAATGTGGAAGATGAAATGCCTGTTCCAAAAGCATCTTATAAGTTTGACTGGGACAAACTTGATGATCCAAACTTTAATCCCTTTGGAGGAGGCTCTAAAATTTCCACCTCACCTGAATGCTCTGAACCTAGCTCTCAGAAAGCTCACCTGCAAGAGGAGCAGGATCACACCTCACCAAGAAAGGAGCCTCTTCCAGTGGAGCAGGATAACAGACCAATTACTGATGAAATTCTTGAGAAAAAAGAGCCCAGAAGTCC GGAAATCGGCAAACAGAATGTGGTAGAATGCAAGCCAAGAATGCCAGACACGCCAGGGGTTCAAGGAGAAGCTGAACGTCCAGAGGCACCAGCAATG gagAAGCAAATAAGCCCATCTAAAGTGTCTCCAGATAATGCCCCATCTCAAGATAATTTAGTTTCTGCTGACAGTGGGAAAAGGTCAACGTCTGCAGAAGAAACTAAACCTAGCTcacacaaaactgaaataacagcaGATGAGCAGACAGCAAGCACTGAACCTGAAGAGCTCTTCAGACCGTCAGCAGAAG TTCTAGGAATGGGCAATGAAATAGACTATCTGGAGCAGTTTGGAACTTCATCA TTCAAAGAGTCTGCTTTGAGGAAACAATCGCTGTATTTGAAGTTTGACCCTCTGTTGAGAGACAGTCCAAGAAAACCAATTTTTGGCACTATTGAGACAAGTACAAGCATCATGACTGCTCCACCACTGTGTGG ccCTGTTTCTGATCTAAGCAAACTGCTTGAGGAAGCTGAAAAGCCTGCAGCGAgtcttcaaaatgaagaaaaaccaAAAGGATTAGATCTTCTAGGAACATTTACAACTTCT GACACAGGTTCCTTAATCCCAGACTCCCTCACTAGCAACGTTTCTCCGCTCCCTTTTGCTGCTTCCACAGATGCTGCGGTGGATGCTATTATAGATGTACTAAAATATAGCCAAAAAGACATGGATGCAGCTGTTGAACTGGTTAAAAGAGAG GTTCAAGAGAAACAGTTGGAGACTCTCgaatggaaaaagaagtatGACAAGCTTCATATGGAATACAAGGAAATGGG aaaaatagTTGCTGAGTTTGAAGGTACAATAACCCAAATGATGG AGGATGCTCAGAAGCAAAAGgagctttcaaagaaagaaatccagagGATGgtggaagagaagcagcaagtTATTTCAGATCTGAATTCTATGGAGAAATCTTTTTCTGAACTCTTTAAGcgatttgaaaaacagaaagaagtgcTGGAGGGTTACCGTAAA AATGAAGAGGCTTtgaaaaaatgtgctgaagAATACCTGGCTAGAATTAAGAGAGAGGAACAGAGATATCAGGCACTAAAGGCacatgctgaagaaaagctgcatCA AGCAAATGAGGAAATTGCCCAGGTACGAAGCAAAGCTAAATCGGAGACTGCAGCACTCCAAGCCAGTCTCCGCAAAGAACAAATGAGGATCCAGTCTTTAGAGAGGAGCCTTGAACAAAAG
- the TMEM129 gene encoding E3 ubiquitin-protein ligase TM129 isoform X1, with protein sequence MESPAVTFTLAYVVFAVCFVFPPDEVRSAGLTVQSLLAAWLGSEDAAFVQYHLRRSTGTLLAHSLLPLGYYLGMCFAAPEKHLYFFYLASSGWKTFLFFAVLFPAVAGALAYYWSRKGWNNHPLARTLAVHALPQSGWRAVASSINTEFRRIDKFATGAPGARVIVTDTWVIKVTTYCLHVAQQQDIHLTVTDSRQHELTPDSNMPVQFLTIRVASINPYVKAFDIRLNSTEYGELREKLRAPISNAANVVIHQSLSDLFLETFTSLVEINQPYSVPSTQELEPCIGCMQTIANIKLIKNCQEPNEGECQQCYCRPMWCLTCMGKWFASRQDQQHPETWLSSRVPCPTCRAKFCILDVCIIR encoded by the exons ATGGAGAGCCCGGCGGTGACCTTCACGCTGGCGTACGTGGTGTTCGCCGTCTGCTTCGTCTTCCCCCCGGACGAGGTGCGCTCAGCGGGGCTGACGGTGCAGAGCCTGCTGGCCGCCTGGCTGGGCAGCGAGGACGCGGCCTTCGTGCAGTACCACCTGCGGCGCAGCACcggcacgctgctggctcactccctcctgcccctcg GTTATTACCTTGGTATGTGCTTTGCTGCACCTGaaaaacacctttattttttctacctGGCTTCAAGTGGATGGaaaactttcttgtttttcGCCGTTCTCTTTCCAGCGGTGGCTGGTGCCCTGGCATATTACTGGTCACGGAAGGGTTGGAATAACCATCCGTTAGCCCGGACGCTCGCTGTTCATGCTCTCCCACAGTCAGGATGGAGGGCAGTGGCTTCTTCCATCAATACAGAATTTAGGAGAATTGACAAATTTGCTACTGGAGCCCCAGGAGCGAGGGTGATCGTTACGGACACATGGGTGATCAAGGTGACCACCTACTGTTTACATGttgcccagcagcaggacattCATTTGACAGTGACAGACTCCAGACAGCATGAGCTCACACCAGACTCAAATATGCCTGTGCAGTTCCTCACCATCCGTGTTGCCAGTATTAATCCCTACGTGAAGGCATTTGATATTCg gctgaactcCACAGAGTATGGGGAGCTCCGAGAAAAGCTCCGTGCTCCCATCAGCAATGCAGCTAATGTTGTGATCCATCAAAGCCTCAGTGATTTATTTCTAGAAACCTTTACTTCTCTGGTGGAAATTAACCAGCCTTATTCTGTTCCAAGCACTCAG GAGCTGGAGCCATGCATAGGGTGTATGCAGACTATTGCAAACATCAAGCTCATCAAGAACTGCCAGGAGCCAAATGAAGGGGAATGCCAGCAATGCTACTGTCGTCCTATGTGGTGCCTCACCTGCATGGGCAAATGGTTCGCTAGCCGACAGGATCAGCAGCACCCAGAGACCTGGCTGTCGAGCCGCGTGCCTTGTCCAACTTGCCGAGCCAAGTTCTGCATTTTAGATGTTTGCATAATACGATGA
- the TMEM129 gene encoding E3 ubiquitin-protein ligase TM129 isoform X2: MESPAVTFTLAYVVFAVCFVFPPDEVRSAGLTVQSLLAAWLGSEDAAFVQYHLRRSTGTLLAHSLLPLGYYLGMCFAAPEKHLYFFYLASSGWKTFLFFAVLFPAVAGALAYYWSRKGWNNHPLARTLAVHALPQSGWRAVASSINTEFRRIDKFATGAPGARVIVTDTWVIKVTTYCLHVAQQQDIHLTVTDSRQHELTPDSNMPVQFLTIRVASINPYVKAFDIRLNSTEYGELREKLRAPISNAANVVIHQSLSDLFLETFTSLVEINQPYSVPSTQVEIFRDLKKVCFQSFVLNQFHAAVLDFLSIE; this comes from the exons ATGGAGAGCCCGGCGGTGACCTTCACGCTGGCGTACGTGGTGTTCGCCGTCTGCTTCGTCTTCCCCCCGGACGAGGTGCGCTCAGCGGGGCTGACGGTGCAGAGCCTGCTGGCCGCCTGGCTGGGCAGCGAGGACGCGGCCTTCGTGCAGTACCACCTGCGGCGCAGCACcggcacgctgctggctcactccctcctgcccctcg GTTATTACCTTGGTATGTGCTTTGCTGCACCTGaaaaacacctttattttttctacctGGCTTCAAGTGGATGGaaaactttcttgtttttcGCCGTTCTCTTTCCAGCGGTGGCTGGTGCCCTGGCATATTACTGGTCACGGAAGGGTTGGAATAACCATCCGTTAGCCCGGACGCTCGCTGTTCATGCTCTCCCACAGTCAGGATGGAGGGCAGTGGCTTCTTCCATCAATACAGAATTTAGGAGAATTGACAAATTTGCTACTGGAGCCCCAGGAGCGAGGGTGATCGTTACGGACACATGGGTGATCAAGGTGACCACCTACTGTTTACATGttgcccagcagcaggacattCATTTGACAGTGACAGACTCCAGACAGCATGAGCTCACACCAGACTCAAATATGCCTGTGCAGTTCCTCACCATCCGTGTTGCCAGTATTAATCCCTACGTGAAGGCATTTGATATTCg gctgaactcCACAGAGTATGGGGAGCTCCGAGAAAAGCTCCGTGCTCCCATCAGCAATGCAGCTAATGTTGTGATCCATCAAAGCCTCAGTGATTTATTTCTAGAAACCTTTACTTCTCTGGTGGAAATTAACCAGCCTTATTCTGTTCCAAGCACTCAG GTGGAAATCTTCAGAGACCTGAAGAAAGTCTGTTTTCAGTCATTTGTGCTTAATCAGTTTCACGCAGCAGTTCTGGATTTTCTGTCTATAGAGTAA